The genomic stretch TAAAATAGCTATATCCAATTCATGAACCTATTTCAAACCTCAACACCTTTGGGTCATTTGGTATTCATCGCCGCAGCTGCACATGCTGCTCCAAACCCATTGTCTACGTTAACTACAGTAAGTCCCGAGGAACAGCAGTTGAGCATGGAGAAAAGCGGTACCAGCCCGTTTAAATGCGAACCATACCCCACGCTTGTGGGGACTCCAATAACCGGACAGGCTACTAAACCTGTCACCACGGAAGCCAAAGCCCCCTCCATACCTGCAACTACAATTATTACCGATGCCTGGAGTAAAAGCTCTCTTCTGGCCAAAAGCCTGTGAATACCTGCTACCCCTACATCAAAAAGCTCCTCTGAAGGGTGGCCGAGAATATCAAGGGTCCTGACAGTCTCCCGTGCAACTGCACTGTCCGCGGTTCCTGCAGAACAAACCAACACCGTTCCCTTAGTGTTCTCTTTTGGCTCCCAAAACCTCGATTTTCTCCAAAAAAGGGAAGCTTCCCGATCAATCTCAGCTCCCGGAATATTCTTCTCTACCTGGTCGAGAGTATCTTTAGATGCTCTGGTTCCAAAAACGGTCTCCTCCTGAGAGATCTGTGAAACGGCAATCGAAACGACCTGCTCCGGTGTTTTGTTCTGACAAAATATCACCTCAGGAAAACCCTTGCGCAGCACCCTGTGGTGATCAATGCAGGCAAACCCCATATCTTTAAAGGGCAGATCTTTAAGCGACTCCATGGCCTCCCCTGGTTCGATTTCCCGCTCATAAACAGATTTAAGCAGCGCTGCAATTTTTCCACTATCCATGTGTTTAGTCTCCCTGTTCTGAATAAGCCTCTTTAACCAGTTCACAAAGCTCTGAAATGGAACTTGAACGAAAAACCCTGTTACGCATAGTAGAAGCGCCTACATTACCTCTAAGATACCATGCCACATGCTTTTTCATCTCCTTAGAAGCCCGTAACTCTCCATGCTCCTGTGCGTACTTTTTTAGGTGATTGAGTACAACCTCTTCCTTTTCCCGCCTGTGAGGCAAGGTAATCGCACGGTTTTTAATACAAGCCCTGGCCTGCTCAAAAATCCAGGGATTACCGTAGCTGCCCCTGCCAATCATTACTGAGTCACAACCGGTTTCGGACAACATAGCAAGGGCATCCTCACCACTGCATATATCTCCATTACCAACCACCGGCACGGAAACTGCCCGCTTAACCTCTCCTATTCTCTCCCTAAAAGCTGTACCGGCAAAAACCATCGTTTTAGAGCGTGGATGCAGAGTAATGGCACTCACTCCGCACTGTTCAGCAACCCTGGCCAATTCCACATCAACCCACTCATATTTAAACCAACCTGATCGGATTTTTACCGTTACCGGAATCGATACTGCTTTCACCATCTCTTTGAGTATCCCTTCAAAGAGTTTTCTATCCTTAAGCAGAGCAGATCCACCATTTTTGCCCACAACCTTTGGGACCGGGCATCCGGCATTCAGATCGATGAAATCAGGGTTACAATAGTCCTGCACAAAACGCGCTGCATCAGCCAGGGAATTAGGATCGGCACCAAAAAGCTGTATTCCAATGGGACGCTCAGATGCTCTAAATTTCAAAAGCGAAAGAGTATTGGCCGAGCGGTACTTTATCCCCTCAGCAGACACCATCTCTGATACAACTATATCTGCCCCGTGTTCTCTGCATAGTTGGCGAAAAACGGTTTCGGTAATTCCTGCCATAGGGGCAAGAATAATGCTTTTTTGTCTAAAAATATCCATAGGGTAAAAATAGAATCGGGAAGTAACAATAAGCAGATTAAAAACAGCTGTTCTCTTTAGCTATCCAAACGCACTATCAAAAACAGCTACACAATGATACTATGGCTCATCTTTCCTTTTAGATTAACACACTTCACCGGCACATAATTATCTGAATCAGGGCTGGTTTCTGCACAGGAGGCAGGCAGGGAACCCAAGTGTTTGTTCATAAAACGGGAGCCATATAAGTGATACTGTTTTCCAAAAGAACCCGGAGAGCAATGCTTGGCCAATATATCGGTGGTGACCATTATTCTCCAGTTATTTCGTACCTGCATGCAAAAATCCAGGTCGTGAAAGTAGAAATCATCAAAGTTATCTTCATCAAATCGGGCAGATGCAAACACTTCACTTCTAACCGCCATAAACACACCTGTGCAGCAAACAACTTCAAAATCACCCTTTTGATCGGAGAAAAGAGTGGCGAAGAAATCTCCGTTTTCGAAATGATAAAGCAGCTGGCCCTTTAAATAGGGACGCCCAGCTGATGTCCAGGAGTAATTATCGGCATGAAGATATTGAGTACCAGCAAGTCCCACTACTCCCAGATACGGATTCTTTAAGAATTTATCCTGAAGCACCAGACCCCAGTCAGGCCGCATAAAAAAGAGATCATCGTGCATAAAGACCACAATTTCTCCCTTTGCCTTACTCAAACCAAAATTATATACCGAGGATAAACTGACCTCTCCTCCTGAATTTTTGATTATAAGCAGCTCATTCTCTGTACCTATAGTTTTTTTAATGTTCCTTTCAAGAGGCGAACCAGGTACAGGATTTCTAGCAGATACAACAACACTAATCATTTCTATTTCCTATTATTTGTTCTCTGTTTTTTTTATGAAAATCGGGTTAGCAGCTAAAAGAAAAATACAAAACTACCGCAGATACTGTAACAATTTTTAAGATTTTTTTTGAACCACACTATGGCTGGTAGTAGAACTGCCGAAGATGATTCAAAACAGAACGTTCGTTTTGGTTATCCAAAATTAGAAAAAAGATAGCACATATTCTCTGATTTCTGAAGAATAAATACTATTGTGAGAGGCAGGAAAACAAACCTCATCTTTGACAGCTAATATAACTCTCTATAGCACATTAGTTATGATGTGCCAAAAATCACGAGCCCTTTACTCTCCTGCCGACACAAAATATCATTGATCACTGTACGACTTTCGGCTTATATTTTATAATATCGTAACAATGGTCTGCAAGTAAGATGTGGCCATGTTACGGCTCTGTTTATGGTGATACTTTAAAAGGAAAAATATAGGTGTTAAAACATATCTTTCAATTCTGTGTGCTGCTGATTTTAATTTATGGGTGTGCTTCTTCACCCAGATATACTTCTTTTGCTTCCAATACTACTACCAGTGCACAAAAGAGCACTTCAACTACGACCAGCCGATCGTCGCACCAAAACGGCAAGGCTTCCTTTTATGGCAGAAAGTTTCATGGAAGACAAACCGCGAATGGCGAAATCTATAACATGCACGA from Chitinispirillales bacterium ANBcel5 encodes the following:
- the larB gene encoding nickel pincer cofactor biosynthesis protein LarB; the protein is MDSGKIAALLKSVYEREIEPGEAMESLKDLPFKDMGFACIDHHRVLRKGFPEVIFCQNKTPEQVVSIAVSQISQEETVFGTRASKDTLDQVEKNIPGAEIDREASLFWRKSRFWEPKENTKGTVLVCSAGTADSAVARETVRTLDILGHPSEELFDVGVAGIHRLLARRELLLQASVIIVVAGMEGALASVVTGLVACPVIGVPTSVGYGSHLNGLVPLFSMLNCCSSGLTVVNVDNGFGAACAAAAMNTK
- the dusB gene encoding tRNA dihydrouridine synthase DusB, which encodes MDIFRQKSIILAPMAGITETVFRQLCREHGADIVVSEMVSAEGIKYRSANTLSLLKFRASERPIGIQLFGADPNSLADAARFVQDYCNPDFIDLNAGCPVPKVVGKNGGSALLKDRKLFEGILKEMVKAVSIPVTVKIRSGWFKYEWVDVELARVAEQCGVSAITLHPRSKTMVFAGTAFRERIGEVKRAVSVPVVGNGDICSGEDALAMLSETGCDSVMIGRGSYGNPWIFEQARACIKNRAITLPHRREKEEVVLNHLKKYAQEHGELRASKEMKKHVAWYLRGNVGASTMRNRVFRSSSISELCELVKEAYSEQGD
- a CDS encoding glycosyltransferase, producing the protein MISVVVSARNPVPGSPLERNIKKTIGTENELLIIKNSGGEVSLSSVYNFGLSKAKGEIVVFMHDDLFFMRPDWGLVLQDKFLKNPYLGVVGLAGTQYLHADNYSWTSAGRPYLKGQLLYHFENGDFFATLFSDQKGDFEVVCCTGVFMAVRSEVFASARFDEDNFDDFYFHDLDFCMQVRNNWRIMVTTDILAKHCSPGSFGKQYHLYGSRFMNKHLGSLPASCAETSPDSDNYVPVKCVNLKGKMSHSIIV
- a CDS encoding septal ring lytic transglycosylase RlpA family protein, translated to MLKHIFQFCVLLILIYGCASSPRYTSFASNTTTSAQKSTSTTTSRSSHQNGKASFYGRKFHGRQTANGEIYNMHDMTAAHKELPFNTMVKVTNLENNRTVTVRINDRGPFVRGRIIDLSYGAAKKIDMIDDGVVPVKIEILE